A window of the Candidatus Binatia bacterium genome harbors these coding sequences:
- the ggt gene encoding gamma-glutamyltransferase: MSLRRKLSRRIFLFFFCLVLAAPSYSLAQQGSVVSDNEYATKAGMEILKAGGNAVDAAVATAFALAVVDQSASGLGGGGFMVIYQAKDKKAHALDFRETAPAGARREQYLRDGKPVQSLSLTGALAVAVPGEVAGLAEALKRFGTMPLGAVMAPAIRYATEGFVPQTRLRFALERQLQNIRKNPELARILLVKDELPGEGDLIRQRELGASLKAIAAEGPQVFYEGWIGQAIAERMKKEGGVLTLEDLKSYKPVWREPLIGHYRKRMVITMPPPSSGGIALIEMLNILEGYRIGSLPHNSATYLHLVVETLKHAFADRAQYLGDPDFVQVPTEKLLSKEYASSLRGKISPAKTYPPKYYGLAAYKAEKGGTTHLGVVDKAGNAVSSSLTINTQFGSKIFVPEAGIVLNNEMDDFAIHPGTGNVFGLIGADANSLQPKKRPLSSMTPTVILEGEKPVLVVGGSGGPRIISATLQTVLNVLDFGMPLRKALESPRVHHQWIPDEIGVESKIPPATRKSLERLGHKVQEKNSLGLAAAIAVKGSKVTPQPDPRREENAPGERK; encoded by the coding sequence ATGTCGCTTCGTCGAAAACTCTCCCGCCGAATCTTTCTATTTTTTTTCTGTCTCGTCCTTGCCGCGCCGTCTTACTCTCTCGCGCAACAGGGGAGCGTCGTCTCGGATAACGAGTACGCGACGAAAGCCGGCATGGAGATTCTCAAGGCGGGCGGCAACGCGGTCGATGCCGCGGTCGCGACCGCCTTCGCCCTGGCGGTCGTCGATCAGTCCGCCTCCGGCCTGGGCGGTGGCGGCTTCATGGTGATCTATCAGGCGAAAGACAAGAAGGCGCACGCTTTGGATTTCCGCGAGACGGCGCCGGCTGGCGCGCGCAGAGAGCAATATCTCAGGGACGGCAAACCGGTGCAGAGTTTAAGTCTCACCGGAGCGCTCGCCGTCGCCGTTCCCGGCGAGGTGGCCGGGCTTGCGGAGGCGCTGAAACGCTTCGGCACGATGCCGCTCGGCGCCGTGATGGCGCCGGCGATCCGCTACGCGACGGAAGGATTTGTCCCGCAAACACGGCTCCGCTTCGCATTGGAAAGACAGCTCCAGAACATTCGAAAAAATCCCGAACTCGCGCGCATCCTGCTGGTCAAAGACGAGCTTCCCGGCGAGGGCGATTTGATCCGCCAGCGGGAGCTGGGCGCTAGCTTGAAGGCGATCGCCGCGGAGGGGCCGCAGGTTTTTTACGAGGGCTGGATCGGCCAGGCGATCGCGGAGCGAATGAAAAAAGAAGGCGGCGTGCTCACGCTCGAAGATCTCAAGAGCTACAAGCCCGTCTGGCGCGAGCCGCTGATCGGCCATTACCGCAAGCGGATGGTCATCACTATGCCTCCGCCGAGCTCCGGCGGCATCGCGCTCATCGAGATGCTCAATATTCTCGAAGGCTACAGGATCGGCTCGCTGCCGCACAACTCGGCGACCTATCTTCACCTGGTGGTGGAAACCTTGAAGCACGCCTTCGCCGACCGCGCTCAATATCTCGGCGATCCCGACTTCGTCCAGGTCCCGACCGAGAAGCTCCTCTCCAAGGAGTACGCCTCCTCGTTGCGCGGCAAAATATCGCCGGCAAAAACCTATCCGCCGAAATACTACGGACTCGCCGCTTACAAAGCCGAAAAAGGGGGGACCACCCATTTGGGCGTCGTCGATAAGGCGGGCAACGCGGTTTCGTCGAGCTTGACCATCAACACGCAGTTCGGCTCAAAAATTTTCGTGCCGGAGGCGGGGATCGTATTGAACAACGAGATGGACGATTTCGCGATTCATCCCGGGACGGGCAACGTCTTCGGATTGATCGGCGCGGACGCCAATTCGCTGCAGCCGAAAAAACGGCCGCTCAGCAGCATGACGCCGACGGTGATTCTCGAGGGCGAGAAGCCGGTGCTCGTGGTCGGCGGATCGGGCGGACCGCGCATCATCAGCGCCACTCTCCAGACGGTTTTAAATGTTCTCGATTTCGGCATGCCGCTGAGAAAGGCATTGGAGTCGCCGCGCGTCCATCATCAATGGATACCCGATGAGATCGGCGTGGAAAGCAAGATTCCGCCCGCTACGCGGAAGTCGCTCGAACGACTCGGACACAAGGTGCAGGAGAAAAACTCGCTTGGCCTGGCGGCGGCGATCGCCGTCAAAGGGTCCAAAGTTACCCCGCAGCCCGATCCGAGAAGAGAAGAAAACGCGCCTGGCGAACGGAAATGA
- a CDS encoding PD-(D/E)XK nuclease family protein, with translation MEIILGPFHPFLEDALVEETLRHKNEAPLSPLLILVPSDSLRRRLKVLLARERGLNLLNLHLLTFYQLSLRLWEERHGAELPPLQDNSLLEEILRQIIRARLPGAAPFAGLDQKAGGAAALWQTLRDLKDGTVDPAVALEAARGDLFEEATEGVEKLFILFQTFLACSEEWNLRDYADLDAMAREQAPQSAYLKRFENIFYYGFYDLTQVQLDLFQSIARQYPVTLFFPLVYGRPKHPAWTFAERFYERYVHGLADGGSEIRNLTASERDARHVSHFLFTEGADRPRPTIDGFPVKVASCFSGREEIDAAAKEILRLVADEKFSFDQIGVVGRTLDPYLPWIKEIFAEHSIPIGTSAEEPLVGHPLAKAALLLVNLRLKGYLRSQVIDLFDSPFFDRSRSHRTDLWDLATRRLGIGKGIEEWRRLEKYLARDIFLAEDREDDGARKNPAVPAEQVRTLWRLFAELSGDLESLPEEAAWSGYVESWKNLQKKWLSVDWTQSSSGLEAAELIDKTLDRLSVLDAVNDKVSLSHFLETYQHWLERAVLPVAESNARGVAVLDAMAARGISFRALFIVGLNEGIFPRTIREDAFLRDRERELLETVLGYKVATKLGGFDEERLLFTLLVGAAGEKLYCLYQRNDESGRPLARSWYLDELERAVGQEKLRTLAVPRGVVEKSKLEPFSRNEFVPPGELAIRLVLAAEDPMPLLHLSLRGLRGLPSPTLYARGSEVIRRLETITAGLGEHDGVVGPLADYWKRVAGEGLSPTALEAYARCPFQFFARNLLGLERLERPEDVAGPGAADEGQIVHAILRSFYQELTDHNFFSNKTSIDATAILQAVSEKIFREFAENNPVGYPLAWQIRKELVAALLEQTVARDLEELQASGYVPWALECDAAVRLPESWPAPLGGLTFRGRMDRIDYQPVENRYRVVDYKLKSAKARHAADRDLLRSALRGLRLQLPFYLLLGRQQAEASGRAAASIDAAFYFLAPEWPEGPLVVESLRGDVWDGVSGAALKETVAFLADSIRRGFFFIQPADHCRYCEVSEACRRNHRPTLWRGERDPRSKTHLNLKKAEINDD, from the coding sequence ATGGAAATCATCCTCGGGCCCTTCCATCCTTTCCTCGAAGACGCTCTGGTCGAAGAGACTCTGCGTCACAAAAACGAAGCGCCTCTCTCTCCCCTTCTGATTCTCGTCCCCTCCGACTCGCTCAGGCGCCGGCTCAAAGTTCTGTTGGCCCGCGAGCGCGGGTTGAACCTGTTGAACCTTCACCTGCTGACTTTCTACCAGCTCTCGCTCCGTCTTTGGGAGGAGCGGCACGGCGCTGAGCTGCCGCCGCTTCAGGACAATTCGCTCCTCGAAGAGATCTTGCGGCAGATCATCCGCGCGCGGCTGCCGGGCGCCGCGCCGTTCGCCGGCCTGGACCAAAAGGCCGGGGGCGCCGCCGCGCTCTGGCAAACTCTCAGAGACTTGAAGGACGGCACGGTCGATCCGGCCGTCGCTCTCGAAGCCGCGAGAGGCGATCTGTTCGAAGAAGCGACCGAAGGGGTCGAGAAGCTGTTCATCCTCTTTCAGACCTTTCTCGCTTGTTCGGAAGAATGGAACTTGCGGGACTACGCGGATTTGGACGCGATGGCGCGGGAGCAGGCGCCTCAATCCGCCTACCTGAAACGCTTCGAAAACATTTTCTATTACGGTTTTTACGACCTGACCCAGGTGCAGCTCGATCTTTTTCAATCGATCGCGCGCCAATATCCGGTCACGCTTTTTTTCCCGCTCGTTTACGGCCGGCCGAAACATCCGGCGTGGACTTTCGCCGAGCGGTTTTATGAAAGATACGTGCACGGCCTGGCCGACGGCGGCTCCGAGATCCGCAACCTGACGGCCTCCGAGCGGGACGCGCGCCATGTCTCGCACTTTCTTTTTACCGAGGGCGCGGACCGGCCGCGTCCAACGATCGATGGTTTCCCCGTTAAGGTGGCGAGCTGCTTCAGCGGGCGCGAAGAGATCGACGCCGCGGCGAAAGAAATCCTCCGGCTCGTCGCCGACGAAAAGTTCTCCTTCGACCAGATCGGCGTCGTCGGCCGCACGCTTGATCCCTATCTCCCGTGGATCAAGGAGATCTTCGCCGAGCATTCGATTCCGATCGGCACCTCCGCCGAGGAGCCGCTCGTCGGCCATCCGCTGGCCAAGGCGGCGCTGCTGCTCGTCAATCTCCGTTTGAAGGGTTATCTCCGCTCTCAGGTGATCGACCTGTTCGATTCGCCCTTTTTCGACCGCAGCCGTTCGCATCGAACCGATCTTTGGGATCTCGCCACCCGCCGGCTCGGCATCGGCAAGGGGATCGAAGAATGGCGGCGGCTGGAAAAATATCTCGCGCGGGACATCTTCCTGGCCGAAGACAGGGAAGACGACGGCGCGCGGAAAAACCCGGCGGTGCCGGCGGAGCAGGTCCGGACGCTATGGCGCCTTTTCGCCGAGCTCTCCGGCGACCTGGAGAGTTTGCCCGAAGAAGCCGCGTGGAGCGGCTACGTCGAGTCGTGGAAGAATCTGCAAAAAAAATGGCTCAGCGTGGACTGGACGCAAAGCTCCTCCGGACTTGAGGCGGCCGAGCTGATCGACAAGACCCTCGACCGGCTTTCCGTGCTCGACGCGGTCAACGACAAGGTTTCGCTGAGCCATTTTCTCGAAACCTATCAGCATTGGCTCGAGCGCGCCGTTCTTCCCGTCGCTGAAAGCAACGCGCGAGGAGTCGCGGTCCTGGACGCGATGGCGGCCCGGGGAATTTCTTTCCGCGCGCTATTCATCGTAGGTCTCAACGAAGGAATCTTTCCCCGGACGATTCGCGAAGACGCGTTTCTGCGCGATCGCGAGCGCGAACTGCTCGAAACCGTCCTCGGATATAAGGTGGCGACGAAGCTCGGCGGCTTCGACGAAGAGAGGCTCCTGTTTACGTTGCTGGTCGGCGCCGCCGGAGAAAAACTCTATTGTCTTTACCAGCGAAACGACGAGAGCGGCAGGCCGCTCGCGCGTTCATGGTATCTCGACGAGCTCGAACGCGCCGTGGGCCAAGAAAAATTAAGAACCCTCGCAGTCCCGCGCGGCGTCGTCGAAAAGTCGAAGCTCGAGCCTTTCAGCCGCAATGAATTCGTCCCTCCTGGCGAGCTGGCGATCCGCCTGGTCCTCGCGGCTGAGGACCCGATGCCGCTCCTCCATCTTTCCTTGCGTGGCCTGCGCGGCCTGCCGTCGCCCACCCTCTATGCCCGCGGCAGTGAAGTGATCCGGCGCTTGGAAACGATCACCGCCGGCCTGGGCGAACACGACGGCGTCGTCGGTCCGCTCGCCGATTACTGGAAGCGCGTCGCCGGCGAAGGACTCTCGCCGACGGCGCTGGAAGCGTACGCGCGCTGCCCCTTCCAGTTTTTCGCCCGCAATCTGCTCGGCCTCGAGCGGCTCGAACGGCCGGAAGACGTGGCGGGTCCGGGCGCGGCCGACGAGGGACAGATCGTCCATGCAATTCTGAGATCCTTCTACCAGGAACTCACCGACCACAATTTTTTTTCCAACAAAACATCCATAGATGCTACAGCGATTCTGCAGGCCGTGAGCGAAAAAATTTTCCGCGAGTTCGCCGAGAATAATCCCGTCGGCTATCCGCTAGCCTGGCAGATCCGCAAGGAACTTGTCGCGGCGCTCCTCGAACAAACGGTCGCCCGCGATCTCGAAGAGTTGCAAGCTTCGGGATATGTGCCCTGGGCTCTGGAATGCGACGCCGCCGTGCGGCTGCCCGAGAGCTGGCCCGCCCCATTGGGCGGGCTCACGTTCCGCGGCCGCATGGACCGGATCGACTATCAGCCGGTGGAAAATCGTTATCGCGTCGTCGACTATAAGCTCAAATCCGCCAAAGCCCGGCACGCCGCGGACAGGGATCTTCTGCGCTCGGCGCTCCGCGGCCTCAGGCTCCAATTGCCGTTTTATCTGCTTCTGGGACGGCAACAGGCCGAAGCTTCCGGCCGCGCCGCAGCTTCGATCGACGCGGCTTTTTATTTTCTCGCGCCTGAGTGGCCCGAGGGACCGCTCGTCGTGGAAAGCCTGCGCGGAGATGTCTGGGACGGCGTCTCCGGCGCCGCCCTGAAAGAAACCGTCGCCTTCCTCGCGGATTCGATCCGCCGCGGTTTCTTCTTCATCCAGCCGGCCGATCACTGCCGCTACTGCGAGGTGTCCGAGGCCTGCCGCAGAAACCACCGTCCAACGCTGTGGCGCGGTGAAAGAGATCCCAGGAGCAAGACGCACCTGAACCTGAAGAAGGCGGAAATCAATGACGATTGA
- a CDS encoding DUF883 family protein encodes MDGSADKLVSDLKALIDDAEELLRATASQAGEQVAAVRRRIEERLKEGKETLADAEDILYDKTRDAAEAANDYVQKNPWSAVAIAAGVGLVLGLLIRRD; translated from the coding sequence ATGGATGGGTCAGCGGACAAATTGGTTTCGGACCTGAAAGCTCTCATCGACGACGCCGAGGAGCTGCTCAGGGCGACCGCCAGCCAGGCCGGCGAGCAGGTCGCGGCGGTCAGGCGGCGCATCGAAGAGCGTCTCAAAGAGGGGAAGGAGACGCTGGCGGACGCCGAAGATATTTTATACGACAAGACCAGGGACGCGGCCGAAGCGGCGAACGATTACGTGCAGAAAAATCCCTGGAGCGCCGTCGCCATCGCGGCCGGCGTCGGCCTAGTGCTCGGTCTTCTCATCCGCCGCGATTAG
- a CDS encoding phage holin family protein, with protein MADEVSETGAVREPGIFDSLRAVITDLTALLHTRIELASTEMEEEMERLKRMLVLATISLFCFSVGLILLNIFIVVVFWDNHRLLVLGGLTALYLIVGLAVGLVLRSKAAAPQKFLAATISEFAKDRERLRSGT; from the coding sequence ATGGCCGACGAAGTCAGCGAAACGGGCGCAGTCCGCGAGCCGGGAATTTTCGACTCGCTCCGGGCGGTGATAACGGACTTGACCGCGCTGTTGCACACGCGGATCGAGCTCGCTTCGACCGAGATGGAAGAGGAGATGGAGCGGCTCAAGCGGATGCTCGTGCTGGCGACGATTTCCCTCTTCTGTTTCAGCGTCGGGCTGATTCTCCTGAATATTTTCATCGTGGTTGTTTTTTGGGATAACCACCGGCTCCTCGTCCTGGGAGGACTGACCGCTTTGTATCTGATCGTTGGACTCGCCGTGGGCCTCGTTCTGCGCAGCAAGGCGGCCGCCCCGCAGAAATTCCTTGCGGCGACGATTTCCGAATTCGCCAAGGACCGCGAACGGCTGAGGTCCGGCACGTGA
- a CDS encoding UvrD-helicase domain-containing protein gives MTIDLPDSLERERAATTFDRNVVVTAGAGTGKTRLLIDRLVHLLMRDPETKLTQIVALTFTNKAATEMKVRLRERLQSYVAITLDAAATNDDTAREEVRNLLERYHLTKEALDRRALDALRQIERSEIGTIHSFAASLLRLYPMESGVDPQFIEDDGARFDRLFDEHWGVWLDEELSYRGTRQEDWKQVLRKVRLDEVRVLAASICSETVDLQRLGVLSGDKHIPVDIALWLGALEKRAFALLQRHPENRSNEKLIRASRDVLQKALRSDAGDCTPDLLSGGLNKNLKGWDEEDYREAQEVLRVAKALCHVDDSLSRSLAGLLIPFAETFRDAFTRAGLISFDGLLARARALVRDRLAVREQLKRRFQAILIDEFQDTDPIQYEILVYLAEEIGKPARNWKDVALTPGKVFVVGDPKQSIYAFRRADIQAYLEVVEKIIKAQNGIECRLTTNFRSHEKILDVVNGVFDRLIRPKEGLQPEYVAIGPAPAGDGARAPALAFRKVTIRIVRGNEADKQDTELARRLEAESLARWLDEEVLGKAEIADRDGKRRLVQPRDVAILFRKLTDVHHYLEPLRRRSLNYVVEGERHFYAVQEIIDAVNLLRAVDNPHDRLALVGVLRSPLGGLADAEIYELHRRLLLDYRVAERKGKKPDSFSKVKELYEVLCRLNRTIRTLPVGEAIGRVFESLPVRLLAAGSFHGEQAVANLEKLRYQAELMGREGLSTFKEVVTRLGARVLEIKEEAESALAEENLDAIRILSIHKSKGLEFPVVVLAGCHTVPQQAGARQPAVLQDWTTGRAGLCTESYWSLAGLYIAERARLREQEEHKRVLYVAMTRAREHLMISCAPGERKQSGSYLSMLEQGLQREIAEIAARQASQVVAAGAGTIEVEVVPEGLSPPGRARASAKEDALKIDWESYTRLWQRRAREYEAARAPLFLTPTLLKLREAELTEALPESKKLLVTSELSLVIGELAHRFLENWDFGGDPAEFRAGLDPFLDRWIESKRRRDREQLSAELQQILATFFSSAAYRDLSGAEILGREIPLLIPWDGGIMEGVIDLLYEKGGRLFLADYKTDRVERSELAQAASRYHHQVEIYSEAARRVLKKDIPGFKLIFLRLGEAVDAL, from the coding sequence ATGACGATTGACTTGCCCGACTCTTTGGAGCGCGAGCGCGCCGCGACGACCTTCGACCGCAACGTCGTGGTCACGGCGGGCGCGGGCACGGGAAAGACGCGGCTCCTGATCGACCGGCTCGTGCATCTATTGATGCGCGACCCGGAAACGAAGCTCACGCAGATCGTCGCGCTCACCTTCACCAACAAGGCCGCCACCGAGATGAAAGTGCGCCTGCGCGAACGGTTGCAGTCGTACGTCGCGATCACATTGGACGCCGCTGCGACGAATGACGATACAGCCCGGGAAGAAGTTCGAAATCTGCTGGAGCGGTATCACCTGACGAAGGAGGCATTGGACCGGCGCGCCCTCGACGCGCTGCGGCAAATCGAGCGCAGCGAGATCGGCACCATCCATAGCTTCGCCGCGAGCCTGCTCAGGCTCTATCCGATGGAGAGCGGCGTCGATCCGCAGTTTATCGAAGACGACGGCGCGCGCTTCGACCGTCTCTTCGACGAGCACTGGGGAGTATGGCTGGACGAGGAGCTTTCTTATCGCGGGACACGGCAGGAAGATTGGAAGCAGGTGTTGAGAAAAGTCCGACTCGACGAGGTCCGGGTGCTCGCCGCCTCGATCTGCTCGGAGACCGTCGATCTTCAGCGTCTCGGCGTGCTTTCGGGCGACAAGCACATTCCCGTTGACATCGCTCTTTGGCTCGGCGCGCTGGAGAAAAGAGCCTTCGCGCTCCTCCAGCGCCATCCGGAAAACAGAAGCAACGAAAAACTCATCCGCGCTTCCCGCGACGTCCTGCAAAAGGCGCTCCGCTCCGACGCGGGGGACTGCACGCCCGATTTGCTTTCCGGCGGTCTCAACAAAAATCTCAAGGGATGGGACGAGGAAGATTACCGGGAGGCGCAGGAGGTTCTCCGGGTCGCCAAGGCATTGTGCCACGTGGACGACTCTTTGTCCCGATCGCTCGCGGGTCTCCTGATCCCGTTTGCCGAGACTTTCCGCGACGCGTTTACGCGCGCGGGACTCATCTCCTTCGACGGCCTGCTCGCGCGGGCGCGGGCTCTGGTGCGCGACCGGCTCGCGGTGCGCGAGCAGTTGAAGCGCCGCTTCCAGGCGATTCTGATCGACGAATTCCAGGACACCGATCCAATCCAGTACGAGATCCTCGTCTATCTCGCCGAAGAGATCGGCAAGCCGGCGAGAAACTGGAAGGATGTCGCGCTGACGCCCGGGAAAGTCTTCGTCGTCGGCGATCCGAAGCAGTCGATCTATGCCTTTCGCCGGGCCGATATCCAGGCGTATCTCGAAGTCGTGGAAAAAATCATCAAAGCGCAAAACGGCATCGAATGCCGTCTCACCACGAACTTCCGGAGTCACGAGAAAATCCTCGATGTCGTCAACGGCGTCTTCGACCGGCTGATTCGACCGAAAGAAGGATTGCAGCCCGAGTACGTAGCGATCGGACCGGCACCCGCGGGCGACGGCGCGAGGGCGCCGGCGCTAGCCTTCCGCAAGGTAACGATCCGCATTGTCCGCGGCAACGAAGCCGACAAGCAGGATACCGAACTGGCGCGGCGGCTCGAAGCGGAGAGCTTGGCCCGGTGGCTCGATGAAGAGGTGCTGGGAAAAGCCGAGATTGCGGATAGAGATGGCAAGAGGCGGCTCGTTCAGCCCCGGGATGTCGCGATACTTTTCAGAAAACTAACCGACGTGCATCACTACCTGGAGCCGCTGCGCCGGCGCAGCCTCAACTACGTCGTCGAAGGCGAAAGACATTTCTATGCCGTCCAGGAAATCATCGACGCGGTCAACTTGCTCCGCGCCGTGGACAACCCGCACGACCGTCTCGCGCTGGTGGGCGTGCTGCGCTCGCCGCTGGGCGGCCTCGCCGACGCCGAGATCTACGAGCTTCATCGCCGGCTGCTGCTGGACTATCGGGTCGCCGAGCGCAAGGGGAAAAAACCCGACTCGTTCTCGAAGGTCAAGGAACTTTACGAAGTTCTTTGCCGGCTGAACCGCACGATTCGGACTTTGCCCGTAGGCGAGGCGATCGGCCGCGTCTTCGAAAGTTTGCCGGTACGGCTTTTGGCCGCCGGCTCGTTTCACGGCGAGCAAGCGGTGGCCAACCTGGAAAAGCTCCGCTACCAGGCCGAGCTGATGGGCCGCGAAGGTTTGAGCACGTTCAAGGAAGTCGTCACGCGGCTCGGCGCGAGAGTCCTGGAGATAAAGGAAGAAGCGGAAAGCGCGCTGGCGGAAGAGAATCTGGACGCGATCAGAATCCTGAGCATCCACAAGTCCAAAGGGCTCGAATTTCCCGTGGTCGTCCTGGCGGGATGCCACACGGTGCCGCAGCAGGCCGGAGCGAGACAGCCGGCCGTTTTACAGGATTGGACGACCGGGCGCGCCGGCCTGTGCACGGAATCTTACTGGAGCCTCGCCGGACTTTACATCGCCGAAAGAGCCCGGCTGCGCGAGCAGGAAGAGCACAAGCGAGTGCTTTACGTCGCCATGACCAGGGCGCGCGAGCATTTGATGATCTCGTGCGCGCCGGGCGAGAGAAAGCAGAGCGGCAGCTATTTGTCGATGCTCGAACAAGGTCTCCAACGTGAGATTGCCGAGATCGCCGCCCGGCAAGCGTCTCAGGTCGTCGCCGCCGGCGCGGGGACGATCGAGGTCGAGGTCGTCCCCGAAGGCCTGAGCCCTCCCGGAAGAGCGCGCGCCAGCGCGAAAGAAGACGCGCTCAAGATCGACTGGGAGTCCTATACGCGGCTGTGGCAGCGCCGCGCGCGCGAATACGAAGCCGCGCGGGCGCCGCTCTTTCTCACGCCGACGCTGTTGAAATTACGCGAAGCGGAGCTGACCGAGGCGCTGCCGGAAAGTAAAAAACTTCTGGTCACGTCGGAACTGTCTCTCGTCATCGGAGAGCTGGCGCACCGCTTTCTGGAAAACTGGGACTTCGGCGGCGATCCGGCGGAGTTTCGCGCCGGGCTCGATCCGTTCCTCGACCGGTGGATCGAGTCCAAGCGGCGACGGGATCGAGAACAACTCTCAGCCGAGCTGCAACAAATCCTGGCGACGTTCTTTTCTTCCGCGGCTTATCGTGATTTGAGCGGCGCCGAGATTCTCGGGCGCGAGATTCCTCTGTTGATTCCATGGGACGGCGGCATCATGGAGGGCGTGATCGATCTCCTCTATGAAAAGGGCGGCCGGCTGTTTCTCGCCGACTACAAGACCGACCGAGTGGAAAGAAGCGAGCTGGCCCAAGCTGCGTCCCGCTACCATCACCAGGTGGAGATCTACTCGGAGGCCGCGCGCCGGGTTCTGAAAAAAGACATCCCCGGCTTCAAACTGATTTTCCTTCGCTTGGGCGAAGCGGTCGATGCTCTGTAA
- a CDS encoding extracellular solute-binding protein, giving the protein MKRSKPVLTLCALLALVCFLPDVSRAAQADPQAKLIEGAKKEGEMVWYTTTTLDQSQQVVQAFQKKYPFIKATLFRTGGGPMLNKILTEDRGGLNAWDVLVGRGEMVLPLRDRKLLGAYISPERKGIYPDLADKRGIWTAWYVNAYVLGWNTKLVKKEDVPKTYEALLNPKWKGGQISVDNEAYGMLQGLIGIWGKEKAVAYFKRLAALDPVPKRGNTERVQLAVAGEYPLIIAYNQTIERMVQRKAPIDWLPLEPAVVQVNPAMLAAKAPHPNSSRLFMDFILSKDGGEMLRSFQRIPVRTDVEPDPPRLFRGYKRVIESPEGYKDFDETVKLYLEIFKLR; this is encoded by the coding sequence ATGAAGCGATCCAAGCCGGTTCTTACCCTTTGCGCGCTGCTTGCCCTCGTCTGTTTTCTGCCCGACGTTTCCCGCGCGGCCCAGGCCGATCCGCAAGCGAAGCTGATTGAGGGCGCGAAAAAGGAAGGCGAAATGGTGTGGTACACGACTACGACGCTCGATCAGAGCCAGCAGGTCGTCCAAGCGTTTCAGAAAAAATATCCCTTCATCAAGGCCACGCTCTTCCGCACGGGCGGCGGGCCGATGCTCAACAAGATCCTGACCGAGGACCGCGGCGGACTGAATGCCTGGGACGTGCTCGTGGGCAGGGGAGAGATGGTCTTGCCGCTGCGCGACAGAAAGCTTCTCGGCGCCTATATTTCACCGGAAAGGAAGGGGATCTACCCGGATCTTGCGGATAAAAGAGGTATTTGGACAGCCTGGTACGTCAATGCCTATGTGCTCGGCTGGAACACCAAACTGGTTAAAAAGGAGGATGTGCCCAAAACCTACGAGGCGCTTCTCAATCCCAAGTGGAAGGGAGGGCAGATATCGGTAGATAACGAAGCCTACGGCATGCTCCAGGGTCTCATCGGCATATGGGGAAAGGAAAAAGCAGTCGCGTACTTCAAGCGACTCGCGGCGCTGGACCCGGTTCCCAAGCGGGGAAATACGGAAAGGGTCCAACTCGCCGTCGCCGGCGAATATCCGCTGATCATCGCCTACAATCAAACGATCGAGCGTATGGTTCAAAGAAAAGCGCCGATCGATTGGCTGCCGCTCGAACCTGCGGTGGTTCAGGTCAATCCCGCGATGCTGGCGGCCAAGGCGCCCCATCCGAACTCCTCGCGGCTCTTCATGGATTTTATTCTCTCCAAGGATGGGGGGGAAATGCTCAGGAGCTTTCAGCGCATCCCGGTGCGCACGGACGTGGAGCCGGATCCGCCGCGGCTTTTTAGAGGCTACAAGAGGGTGATCGAGAGTCCCGAAGGCTACAAGGACTTCGACGAGACGGTGAAGCTGTATCTGGAAATCTTCAAATTGCGGTAG